A single window of Electrophorus electricus isolate fEleEle1 chromosome 16, fEleEle1.pri, whole genome shotgun sequence DNA harbors:
- the mcf2la gene encoding guanine nucleotide exchange factor DBS isoform X4: protein MQQDTRPLCAADIGPDLRKRFAFLSGGRGENGSPIIVFPEFPAFGELQEQEFHNVLTYLTSVPSLSASGVGFILIIDRRQDRWASVKGTLLRIAGSFPGNLQLVLVLRPTTLFQRALSNILFNFSKDEFKMKVPVIMLSSVTELHSYIDRAQLTQDLGGTQKYCHEKWISHRTAIEGFALMVKKTAQTLQAFGTELAETELPNDVQATCNLLSVHTEKKEKMKDDLKVALSQGGRLLESINEPLVSDPEHIMNHDELENLATVQRLLEQLDETERAFDDFWDRHQSKLEQCLQLRHFEHNFREVRALLDQVADRLSGFSEVGISPAHGEHILKELTNHEERTCEVLDRALALACEADALIEGSHYAVDSILPKCLELRAVCEEVGSVLKAKKSHLLKAVELHSSLKRATRWCDDGIYLLASQPVDKCQSQDGAEAALQEIERYLDTANQHKLTDLSGIWREYESVLTANFREQVERVFQKQHSVEDMFEKRRVSLKKLAAKQTRPVQPVAPRPEAVVKSPLSSSANQEKTSSADISKKEDALLQNGSRHPSLSEEEENLAVLRRHVMNELLETERAYVEELLCVLEGYADEMDNPSMATLIPTTLHSKKDVLFGNMAEIYHFHNKTFLRELETYTDCPELVGRCFLERMADLQIYEKYCQNKPRSESLWRQCSDCAFFQECQRKLEHKLGLDSYLLKPVQRITKYQLLLKELLKYSKSCEGSEDLQEALSSILGILKAVNDSMHLIAITGYEGNLSELGRLLMQGSFSVWTEHKKGHAKVKDLARFKPMQRHLFLHERALLFCKRREESGEGYEKAPSYSFKHSLSMSAVGITENAKGDNKKFEIWCNSREEVYIVQAPTPEIKTAWVNEIRKVLTGQLKACREARQQKTSEQFSSLLSSNGAVISLSPFRSNQKSLKKGEEKAELVVPDSASVPALRSADKVKDETVTSPSTDRAAVAKKRFTLQGFSNLKSQKGFNKVSLSLDASEENDGYSSAEDPSNSDPEDEGKKLSPGRYVVVADYDKGGTQDLTVKSGDTVQLIREGGDSQWFVRNLSSCKEGWVSAAHLLTLIGESKSSQSLTSSEGSGSGNLSTSSSCSETYTSFSDIKP, encoded by the exons GGGGCCGAGGGGAGAATGGCAGCCCCATCATCGTCTTCCCAGAGTTCCCTGCGTTCGGCGAGCTGCAGGAACAGGAGTTCCACAATGTACTGACATACCTGACCAGTGTGCCCAG cCTCAGTGCATCAGGAGTTGGTTTCATCCTGATCATCGATCGCAGGCAAGACAGATGGGCATCAGTGAAGGGGACACTTCTGCGTATCGCg GGTTCATTCCCAGGAAACCTGCAGCTGGTACTGGTGTTGCGGCCTACCACCCTGTTCCAGCGTGCACTCTCCAATATCTTATTTAATTTCAGCAAGGATGAGTTCAAAATGAAGGTGCCG gtgatCATGCTTAGTTCAGTGACTGAGCTACACAGCTACATCGACCGCGCCCAGCTCACCCAGGACCTGGGCGGCACCCAGAAGTATTGCCATGAGAAGTGGATCTCCCACCGCACA GCCATCGAGGGCTTCGCGCTGATGGTGAAGAAGACAGCGCAGACGCTCCAGGCCTTCGGGACGGAGCTCGCCGAGACCGAGCTGCCCAACGACGTCCAGGCCACGTGCAACCTCCTGAGCGTCCAcacagagaagaaggagaagatgaAG gaCGACCTGAAGGTTGCTCTCAGTCAGGGAGGACGCCTGCTGGAGAGCATCAATGAGCCGCTGGTGTCGGATCCAGAGCACATCATGAACCATGATGAGCTGGAGAACCTGGCTACCGTGCAgag gtTGTTAGAGCAGTTAGATGAGACGGAAAGAGCATTCGATGATTTCTGGGACAGGCATCAGAGCAAGCTGGAACAGTGTCTTCAGCTCCGCCATTTTGAACACAACTTCCGGGAG GTCAGAGCCCTTTTGGATCAGGTAGCTGACAGGCTGTCGGGCTTCTCTGAGGTGGGCATAAGCCCTGCCCACGGTGAACACATCCTGAAAGAGCTGACCAATCACGAAGAACGAACATGT GAGGTGTTGGACCGGGCGCTGGCCCTGGCCTGTGAGGCCGACGCCCTCATCGAGGGCTCCCACTACGCGGTCGACTCCATCTTGCCCAAATGCTTGGAGCTGCGGGCGGTGTGCGAGGAGGTGGGGTCCGTGCTGAAGGCCAAGAAGAGCCACCTGCTGAAAGCCGTGGAGCTCCACTCCAGTCTGAAGAGG GCCACCAGGTGGTGTGACGATGGCATTTACCTTCTGGCCTCCCAGCCGGTTGACAAGTGTCAGTCACAGGACGGGGCGGAGGCAGCCCTGCAGGAGATTGAGCGTTACCTGGATACGGCCAATCAGCACAAGCTGACAGACTTGAGTGGCATCTGGAGGGAGTATGAGTCTGTGCTGACCGCCAACTTCCGC GAACAAGTGGAGCGGGTCTTCCAGAAGCAGCACTCGGTGGAGGACATGTTCGAGAAGAGGAGGGTGAGCCTGAAGAAGCTCGCTGCCAAGCAGACGCGGCCCGTTCAGCCGGTGGCCCCACGGCCCGAGGCCGTCGTCAAATCGCCCCTCTCCTCGTCCG CAAATCAAGAGAAAACGTCCTCAGCTGATATCAGTAAAAAA gaGGACGCACTCCTGCAGAATGGCAGCAGACACCCGTCTCTctcagaagaggaggaaaatCTTGCTGTCCTTAGGCG gcatgtcATGAATGAGCtgttggagacagagagagcatatgtggaggagctgctgtgtgtgctggag GGCTACGCGGATGAGATGGATAACCCCAGCATGGCTACACTTATCCCCACTACGCTGCACAGTAAGAAGGATGTGCTGTTCGGCAACATGGCTGAGATCTACCACTTCCACAACAA aacATTCCTCCGAGAGCTCGAGACCTACACGGACTGCCCTGAGCTTGTGGGCCGCTGCTTCCTGGAACGG ATGGCTGACCTTCAGATTTACGAGAAGTACTGTCAGAACAAGCCACGCTCTGAGTCACTATGGCGCCAGTGCTCGGACTGCGCCTTCTTCCAG gagtgCCAGAGGAAATTGGAACATAAGCTGGGATTGGACTCCTATCTGCTGAAACCTGTACAGCGCATAACCAAATATCAGCTACTCCTCAAG GAGCTGTTGAAGTACAGTAAAAGTTGTGAAGGTTCAGAAGACCTACAGGAGGCACTCTCCTCCATCCTTGGCATCCTCAAAGCTGTCAATGACTCAATGCACCTCATAGCCATCACTGGATATGAG GGTAACCTGAGCGAGCTGGGCCGACTACTGATGCAGGGGTCGTTCAGCGTGTGGACGGAGCATAAGAAAGGTCACGCCAAGGTCAAGGACCTGGCACGTTTCAAGCCCATGCAGCGGCACCTGTTCCTGCACGAGAGGGCGCTGCTCTTCTGCAAGAGGCGCGAGGAGAGCGGAGAGGGCTACGAGAAAGCTCCCTCCTACAGCTTCAAACACTCGCTCAGC ATGAGCGCTGTAGGCATCACGGAGAACGCTAAAGGAGACAACAAGAAGTTTGAGATCTGGTGCAACTCGCGAGAGGAGGTCTACATCGTCCAG GCACCGACGCCGGAGATCAAAACAGCGTGGGTGAATGAAATCCGGAAAGTTCTGACCGGACAGCTGAAAGCATGCAGGG AGGCCAGACAGCAGAAGACATCTGAGCAGTTCTCTTCGCTGCTCTCGTCCAACGGCGCCGTCATCAGCCTGAGCCCCTTCAGGTCCAATCAGAAGAGTCTgaagaaaggggaggagaaggCGGAGCTCGTTGTGCCCGACTCGGCCTCGGTGCCCGCGCTGAGAAGCGCAGACAAGGTCAAAG ATGAGACGGTAACCAGTCCCTCCACAGACAGGGCAGCGGTGGCCAAAAAGCGGTTTACACTGCAGGGCTTCAGTAACCTCAAGAGTCAGAAAG GCTTCAACaaggtctccctctctctggacGCCTCGGAGGAGAACGACGGTTACTCCAGTGCCGAGGATCCGTCAAACTCTGATCCCGAGGATGAGGGGAAGAAACTG TCTCCCGGCAGGTACGTTGTGGTAGCTGACTACGATAAAGGAGGGACTCAGGACCTGACAGTGAAGAGTGGAGACACGGTGCAACTCATCCGTGAGGGAGGCGACAGCCAGTG GTTCGTGCGGAACCTGAGCAGCTGTAAAGAGGGCTGGGTGTCGGCTGCTCATCTTCTCACTCTGATCGGGGAGTCCAAGTCCTCCCAGTCTCTCACCAGCTCAG AAGGCAGTGGGTCGGGCAATCTGAGCACATCCTCTAGCTGCAGTGAGACCTACACCAGCTTCTCGGACATCAAACCCTGA